The Chlamydia sp. BM-2023 genome contains the following window.
ATCCCCGCGGTCTTCAACTTTTCTAGATAGCTGAGACAGACATATTATAGGAATTTGTAACTCAACAGCTAATTTTCTTAACTCCCTTGATATTTCAGCTATTTCATTCTGACGGTTTTCTGTTTTTCGATTAGATCCTATAAGCTGTAAGTAATCTATGAATAACGCATCAATAGCTTGATTGTCTTTTAATTCTCTAGCTTGATCAACCAAAGCATTTAAATCCGTACATTTATTATCACAAATGAAAAAATAGGTTCCTTTTAACTTTGTCCCTATATTCTCTATTTTTGCTAAAATATCACGAGAGAAGTTTCCTCTTTTAAGTTGTTCACAAGAAATTTCACTTAAATTTGATACAACCCGCTCTACGATTTGATTAGGGCTCATTTCCAACGAAATAAAACCAACAGCTTTTTGCTGTTCCAATACTAAATTTAGAGCTATGTCAATAGCGAATGCAGTTTTTCCCATAGCAG
Protein-coding sequences here:
- a CDS encoding DnaB helicase C-terminal domain-containing protein — protein: AMGKTAFAIDIALNLVLEQQKAVGFISLEMSPNQIVERVVSNLSEISCEQLKRGNFSRDILAKIENIGTKLKGTYFFICDNKCTDLNALVDQARELKDNQAIDALFIDYLQLIGSNRKTENRQNEIAEISRELRKLAVELQIPIICLSQLSRKVEDRGDKRPMLSDLRDSGQIEQDADVILFLHRKDYYSQEAAKGLSEIIIGKNRHGSVFSTNLRFNSSTGKFSIQKEAW